From Burkholderia cenocepacia, the proteins below share one genomic window:
- a CDS encoding CBS domain-containing protein: MHRVNEIMSQDVVRIAPTDSIRHAAQLMERYDIGALPVCDNNRLVGMVTDRDLAVRAISAGKPPETRIQEVASGPIEWCFDDDSLDEIQHYMADAQLRRLPVVDHDKRLVGMLSLADIATRTASPERDDVANTLEGVSQPKQT, translated from the coding sequence ATGCATCGCGTCAACGAAATCATGTCGCAGGACGTCGTGCGGATCGCACCGACCGACTCGATCCGTCACGCCGCTCAACTGATGGAGCGCTACGACATCGGCGCGCTGCCCGTGTGCGACAACAACCGGCTGGTCGGGATGGTGACGGACCGAGATCTCGCGGTGCGCGCGATCTCGGCCGGCAAGCCGCCGGAGACGCGCATCCAGGAGGTCGCGTCCGGCCCGATCGAATGGTGCTTCGACGACGATTCGCTGGACGAGATCCAGCACTACATGGCCGACGCGCAACTGCGCCGGCTGCCGGTCGTCGATCACGACAAGCGACTGGTCGGCATGCTGTCGCTCGCCGACATCGCGACGCGCACGGCCAGCCCCGAGCGCGACGACGTGGCGAACACGCTCGAAGGCGTGTCGCAACCGAAACAGACGTGA